In Alicyclobacillus macrosporangiidus CPP55, a single window of DNA contains:
- a CDS encoding flagellin codes for MSFAINTNVTALNVLFNLNQSQSSLQKVSNQLSSGYQINSAADDAAGLSIATKMLNQINGLNRAAQNAQDGLSMLQTMEGGLSSIQDMLARMRTLALEAANGTETTADRSQIVAELQQIQQEITRTAQTTQFNTQTLLTGLANGGITFQVGSLASGTQVITLKANAATMTATALNITATAINNIAALTSLASQQAAASALVSILDTAISTVSKFRATVGAVEDRLNFAVSNLQTESTNLSTARSRIMDTNMAAAMTNFTKEQILVNAGISMLAQANQMPGMVLKLLG; via the coding sequence ATGAGCTTCGCGATCAACACCAACGTGACGGCTCTGAACGTGTTGTTCAACTTGAACCAGAGCCAGTCGAGCCTGCAGAAGGTCTCGAACCAACTGTCGTCCGGCTATCAGATCAACAGCGCGGCGGACGACGCTGCGGGCCTGTCCATTGCCACGAAGATGCTGAACCAGATCAACGGTCTGAACCGCGCGGCTCAAAACGCGCAGGACGGCCTGTCCATGCTGCAAACGATGGAAGGCGGTCTGAGCAGCATCCAGGACATGTTGGCGCGCATGCGCACATTGGCACTGGAAGCCGCCAACGGTACGGAAACGACGGCGGACCGCTCGCAAATTGTGGCCGAATTGCAGCAGATTCAGCAGGAAATCACGCGGACAGCGCAGACCACCCAATTTAACACGCAGACGCTGTTGACCGGTTTGGCGAATGGAGGAATCACATTCCAGGTAGGCTCCCTGGCTTCCGGTACGCAGGTGATTACTCTGAAGGCCAATGCCGCCACCATGACGGCGACAGCTCTGAACATCACCGCGACCGCCATTAACAATATAGCCGCCCTTACCAGCTTGGCTTCACAGCAGGCGGCAGCATCCGCATTGGTGTCGATTCTGGATACGGCAATCTCCACCGTGTCGAAGTTCCGCGCCACGGTCGGTGCGGTGGAAGACCGCCTGAATTTTGCGGTCAGCAATCTGCAGACCGAAAGCACGAACCTGTCTACAGCACGTTCGCGCATCATGGACACCAACATGGCAGCCGCGATGACCAACTTCACGAAGGAGCAGATCCTCGTGAACGCCGGTATTTCGATGTTGGCGCAGGCCAACCAGATGCCCGGTATGGTGCTCAAGCTGTTGGGTTAA
- the flgL gene encoding flagellar hook-associated protein FlgL, whose protein sequence is MRVTTFGMNAQYLSDLDQIVSKYQDLSQQLSTGRKLNQPSDDPVAMAADIQTQTVQAQVSQWSSNAGAALSQMQTADAALSTLENILGQVRTEVVQALNGTNTAQDLNQICAVVQQQTAAVANVANTSDGGQYIFAGTNGTQAPWDTSSATWKGNSNQRTVVIGGSVTVAVNVDGESLFATAPSGASKGLLATGGAGAPPNSGVLQQIQADLANGDMNGLRTDLSDLDANINQVIAMRSDLGGRMTLVQAAQTQLSQASNLLQQQKGKLEDADLAQVISQLTTQQTVYMAALATGQHLILPTLADVLSNTH, encoded by the coding sequence CTCAGTGATTTGGACCAGATCGTGTCCAAATATCAGGACCTGTCGCAGCAGCTCTCGACAGGCCGCAAGCTGAACCAACCCTCGGACGATCCGGTGGCCATGGCGGCCGATATCCAGACCCAGACAGTGCAGGCCCAGGTTTCTCAATGGTCGAGCAACGCGGGAGCAGCTCTTAGCCAGATGCAGACTGCCGACGCCGCCCTGAGCACCTTGGAAAACATCCTTGGACAGGTTCGGACCGAGGTCGTGCAGGCTCTCAACGGTACCAATACTGCGCAGGACTTGAACCAGATCTGCGCCGTCGTCCAACAACAGACGGCGGCCGTGGCGAATGTGGCGAATACGTCCGATGGCGGCCAGTATATCTTCGCTGGCACCAACGGCACCCAGGCGCCTTGGGACACCAGCAGTGCCACGTGGAAGGGGAACTCCAATCAACGCACGGTCGTCATCGGCGGCAGCGTCACGGTCGCGGTGAACGTCGACGGGGAAAGCCTGTTCGCGACCGCTCCATCGGGGGCCAGCAAAGGACTCCTGGCCACGGGCGGTGCAGGGGCACCACCCAACTCCGGCGTGCTCCAGCAGATTCAGGCAGACCTTGCCAATGGGGATATGAATGGTCTGCGCACGGATCTATCCGATCTGGATGCAAACATCAATCAGGTGATTGCTATGCGGTCCGACCTCGGCGGACGGATGACGCTGGTACAGGCTGCACAGACGCAGCTGTCGCAGGCGTCCAATCTGTTGCAGCAACAGAAGGGCAAGCTGGAGGACGCGGATCTGGCCCAGGTAATTAGCCAGCTCACCACACAGCAGACGGTGTATATGGCCGCTCTTGCAACCGGTCAGCACCTGATTCTTCCGACTCTGGCGGATGTTTTGAGTAATACGCATTAA